One Streptomyces fagopyri DNA window includes the following coding sequences:
- a CDS encoding permease produces the protein MSITRVAPPGTGRRDPEEPRTADEPRDADRPQDPDEPRDAEADVPPVRAEGAPGRADDPRGWHFNSPLVLVMLLIVLVLAQGPVRGALSAPVMQSWMTVFVAVVLQALPFLVLGVLLSAAIAVFVPPAFFARALPKRPALAVPVAGMAGAVLPGCECASVPVAGALVRRGVTPAAALAFLLSAPAINPIVLTATAVAFPRDPGMVVARFVASLLVACSMGWLWQRLGRADWLRPPARPSHEGLGRGAAFWGSVRHDVMHAGGFLVIGAMAAATLKAVVPASWLHAAADNPVVAILALAVLAVLLSICSEADAFVVSSLTQFSLTARLAFLVVGPMIDLKLFAMQAGTFGRGFALRFAPATFVLAVVGSVLVGTVLL, from the coding sequence GTGAGCATCACCAGAGTGGCCCCGCCCGGGACCGGCCGCCGCGACCCGGAGGAACCACGGACCGCGGACGAACCGCGGGACGCGGACCGACCACAGGACCCGGACGAACCGCGGGACGCGGAGGCGGACGTGCCGCCGGTGCGCGCGGAAGGCGCCCCCGGGCGCGCCGATGATCCGCGGGGCTGGCACTTCAACTCGCCGCTCGTGCTGGTCATGCTGCTGATCGTCCTGGTGCTGGCGCAGGGCCCGGTCCGCGGCGCCCTGTCCGCGCCCGTGATGCAGAGCTGGATGACCGTGTTCGTCGCGGTGGTCCTCCAGGCGCTGCCCTTCCTGGTCCTCGGCGTGCTGCTGTCGGCGGCCATCGCGGTGTTCGTCCCGCCCGCGTTCTTCGCTCGGGCGCTGCCGAAACGGCCCGCGCTGGCCGTGCCGGTGGCCGGGATGGCCGGGGCGGTGCTGCCGGGCTGCGAGTGCGCTTCGGTTCCGGTGGCCGGGGCGCTGGTGCGCCGGGGGGTGACTCCGGCGGCGGCGCTGGCGTTCCTGCTGTCGGCGCCGGCGATCAACCCGATCGTGCTGACGGCGACCGCCGTCGCGTTCCCCCGCGATCCCGGGATGGTCGTGGCCCGCTTCGTGGCGAGTCTGCTGGTGGCGTGCTCGATGGGGTGGCTGTGGCAGCGGCTGGGCCGTGCCGACTGGCTGCGGCCTCCGGCCCGCCCCTCGCACGAGGGCCTCGGCAGGGGTGCCGCGTTCTGGGGGTCCGTACGGCACGACGTGATGCACGCCGGCGGCTTCCTCGTCATCGGGGCCATGGCGGCGGCCACCCTCAAGGCCGTCGTACCGGCGAGCTGGCTGCACGCGGCGGCCGACAATCCGGTGGTGGCGATCCTCGCCCTGGCCGTCCTCGCGGTGCTGCTGTCCATCTGCTCCGAGGCCGACGCGTTCGTGGTCTCGTCGCTGACCCAGTTCTCGCTGACCGCGCGGCTGGCCTTCCTCGTGGTGGGACCGATGATCGACCTCAAGCTCTTCGCCATGCAGGCGGGCACGTTCGGCCGCGGGTTCGCCCTCCGGTTCGCGCCCGCCACCTTCGTGCTGGCCGTCGTCGGATCGGTGCTCGTCGGGACGGTGCTCCTGTGA
- a CDS encoding TIGR03943 family putative permease subunit: protein MNRQAQAAIMFLVGAAVLHAGFTDLYLRYVKAGLRPLLLAAGVVLILAALATVRYDRRASKGEGRHGEGEGEGTAEGAGSGDGHGHAHREPRVSWLLVLPLFALILVAPPALGSYSALHTGTALQAPLAYPRLPATDPLPLSVVDYAGRAAYGHGRTLGHRRIEVTGFVALGHDGTPYLVRMALNCCAADAQPVKIGLTGHIPPVLQPDAWLRVTGTYTGKRAKDPVNGGVIPFLDVTEARPVPTPHDPYDESWNN, encoded by the coding sequence GTGAACCGGCAGGCCCAGGCGGCGATCATGTTCCTGGTCGGCGCCGCGGTACTGCACGCCGGCTTCACCGATCTCTATCTGCGCTACGTCAAGGCCGGGCTGCGGCCCCTGCTCCTCGCGGCCGGTGTCGTCCTGATCCTCGCGGCGCTGGCGACGGTCCGGTACGACCGGCGCGCGTCGAAGGGCGAGGGCCGACACGGGGAGGGCGAGGGCGAGGGCACGGCGGAAGGGGCCGGGAGCGGGGACGGACACGGGCACGCGCACCGGGAACCCCGTGTCTCCTGGCTCCTCGTCCTGCCCCTGTTCGCCCTCATCCTGGTCGCCCCGCCCGCCCTCGGCTCCTACAGCGCCCTGCACACCGGTACGGCGCTGCAGGCACCCCTCGCCTATCCGCGCCTGCCGGCCACCGACCCGCTCCCGCTCAGCGTCGTCGACTACGCGGGGCGCGCCGCGTACGGGCACGGCCGCACCCTGGGGCACCGGCGGATCGAGGTCACCGGCTTCGTCGCCCTCGGCCACGACGGCACCCCGTACCTGGTCCGGATGGCCCTCAACTGCTGTGCCGCCGACGCGCAGCCGGTCAAGATCGGCCTGACCGGGCACATCCCGCCCGTCCTGCAGCCCGACGCCTGGCTGCGGGTCACCGGCACCTACACCGGCAAGCGGGCCAAGGACCCGGTCAACGGCGGTGTCATCCCCTTCCTCGACGTCACCGAGGCCAGGCCGGTCCCGACCCCGCACGACCCGTACGACGAGAGCTGGAACAACTGA